A stretch of the Sorangium aterium genome encodes the following:
- a CDS encoding pectinesterase family protein, translated as MNRSRLFLFGLLGLCAIACEDAGTADDAGAEASSGASTAGASTAGASTSGGSTGGSSTSSAASGGGGSTSSAGVGGAGAGGAGAAGGGGEGTGASQGDGGAGPVDLPAGVSALFPLPGARGLCPDPPLRITFPGAPTLGRAGAVRVFNAARPGAAVATVDMSSMTVSATIGGRTFNVPRPVYVDGNDAVVSLPARALDYGESYYVTIDPGAIVPPGGGSFAIADATAWRFDTADAGPSSLSSLEVALDGSGDFCSVQGALDAIPANNRDSVVITVQRGVHHGVVYFENKHNITLRGADRKGTVLSGTNNNNLNPSTRGRALVGADKVSGLVIENLTIHNLTPQGGSQAEALRIQDCDKCVVRDADILSLQDTLLWSGRIYADNCTIAGNVDFVWGTGAAYFNRCEIKTVGRSGYVVQARNGDAGDGYVFVDSRITSDAGITGSTLARIDVSQYPASHVAYINCTLGSHVSRAGWTITGGAAPRSLRFWEYQSRDAEGRLIDTSGRIAGSTQISAAQAAMMRDPAIVLGGWAPPR; from the coding sequence ATGAACCGCTCTCGACTTTTTCTCTTCGGGCTCCTCGGTCTGTGTGCCATCGCCTGCGAGGACGCTGGGACAGCGGACGACGCAGGCGCCGAGGCGTCCAGCGGCGCCTCGACGGCCGGCGCTTCGACGGCCGGCGCTTCGACGAGCGGCGGATCGACCGGAGGCAGCTCGACCAGCAGCGCGGCATCGGGCGGCGGCGGGTCGACCAGCAGCGCGGGAGTGGGTGGCGCGGGAGCGGGCGGCGCCGGCGCGGCCGGCGGCGGCGGCGAGGGCACCGGCGCGAGCCAGGGTGACGGCGGCGCAGGCCCGGTCGACCTCCCTGCCGGCGTGAGCGCGCTGTTCCCCTTGCCAGGCGCCCGGGGGCTGTGCCCGGATCCGCCGCTCCGCATCACGTTCCCCGGCGCTCCGACGCTGGGCCGCGCGGGCGCCGTTCGCGTGTTCAACGCCGCCCGGCCAGGCGCGGCGGTCGCGACGGTCGACATGTCCTCGATGACCGTGAGCGCCACGATCGGCGGCCGGACATTCAACGTACCTCGCCCGGTGTACGTGGACGGCAACGATGCCGTCGTGTCCTTGCCGGCGCGCGCGCTCGACTACGGCGAGTCCTATTACGTCACGATCGATCCCGGCGCCATCGTCCCGCCGGGGGGCGGCTCGTTCGCGATCGCGGACGCGACGGCGTGGCGCTTCGATACGGCGGATGCAGGCCCATCGAGCCTCTCGTCGCTCGAGGTGGCGCTCGACGGCTCCGGCGACTTCTGCTCCGTGCAAGGCGCGCTCGACGCAATCCCGGCGAACAACCGGGACAGCGTCGTCATCACCGTTCAGCGCGGCGTCCACCACGGGGTCGTCTACTTCGAAAACAAACACAACATCACGCTGCGCGGGGCCGACCGCAAAGGCACGGTCCTGTCGGGCACGAACAACAACAACCTGAACCCGAGCACCAGGGGGCGCGCGCTCGTCGGCGCCGACAAGGTGAGCGGCCTCGTCATCGAGAACCTCACCATCCACAACCTCACGCCGCAGGGCGGCTCCCAGGCGGAGGCGCTGCGCATCCAGGACTGCGACAAGTGCGTCGTGCGCGACGCCGACATCCTGAGCCTCCAGGACACGCTGCTCTGGTCCGGGCGTATCTACGCGGACAACTGTACGATCGCCGGCAACGTCGACTTCGTGTGGGGCACGGGCGCGGCGTATTTCAACCGGTGCGAGATCAAGACCGTCGGTCGATCCGGCTACGTCGTGCAGGCGCGCAACGGCGACGCTGGCGATGGCTATGTCTTCGTCGACTCGCGCATCACCAGCGACGCGGGCATCACGGGGAGCACGCTGGCGAGGATCGACGTGAGCCAGTATCCCGCGAGCCACGTCGCGTACATCAACTGCACGCTCGGCAGCCACGTCTCGCGGGCGGGGTGGACGATCACCGGCGGGGCCGCGCCGCGCTCCCTCCGCTTCTGGGAGTACCAGAGCCGGGACGCGGAAGGGCGCCTCATCGACACCAGCGGGCGTATCGCCGGATCGACGCAGATCTCCGCGGCGCAAGCGGCGATGATGCGCGATCCAGCGATCGTGCTCGGCGGATGGGCCCCTCCGCGCTGA
- the uxuA gene encoding mannonate dehydratase — protein sequence MKMTFRWYGENDPVKLEYIRQIPGIYGIVSAIYDVPVGEVWPVERLQALRARIEGAGLRFEVVESVPVHEDIKLGKPTRERLIDNFCQNIRNCAAAGVKVICYNFMPVFDWTRTEMARELPDGSLTLAFDAAAVAEIDPEQGISLPGWDSSYRPEQLRAVLDEYRNVGEEALWAHLEHFLRRIIPVAEEVGVRMAMHPDDPPRPIFGLPRIVKNRDDLMRLVKTVDSPANGITLCSGSLGADLCNNIVSLVREFGGMGRIPFGHLRNVAVQEDGTFFESAHLSCEGSLDMAAIVKAYHDVGFDGYVRPDHGRMIWGETGKPGYGLYDRALGLVYLNGLWEATCKLSPGPAAKAPAAG from the coding sequence ATGAAGATGACCTTTCGCTGGTACGGCGAGAACGACCCCGTGAAGCTCGAGTACATCCGTCAGATCCCGGGCATCTACGGCATCGTCTCGGCTATTTACGATGTGCCGGTGGGCGAGGTGTGGCCGGTCGAGCGGCTGCAGGCGCTCAGGGCGCGCATCGAGGGCGCCGGCCTCCGGTTCGAGGTGGTCGAGAGCGTGCCGGTGCACGAGGACATCAAGCTCGGCAAGCCGACCCGCGAGCGGCTGATCGACAATTTCTGCCAGAACATCCGCAACTGCGCGGCCGCCGGCGTGAAGGTGATCTGCTACAACTTCATGCCGGTCTTCGACTGGACCCGCACCGAGATGGCCAGAGAGCTCCCCGACGGCTCGCTGACCCTGGCCTTCGACGCCGCGGCGGTGGCCGAGATCGACCCGGAACAAGGCATCTCGCTGCCCGGCTGGGACTCGAGCTACAGGCCGGAGCAGCTCCGCGCCGTCCTCGACGAGTACAGGAACGTCGGCGAAGAGGCGCTGTGGGCGCACCTCGAACACTTCCTCCGGCGCATCATCCCTGTCGCCGAGGAGGTCGGGGTCCGCATGGCCATGCACCCGGACGACCCGCCCCGGCCGATCTTCGGCCTGCCGCGCATCGTCAAGAACCGGGACGACCTGATGCGCCTCGTGAAGACCGTCGACTCTCCGGCCAACGGCATCACGCTGTGCTCAGGCTCGCTCGGGGCCGACCTGTGCAACAACATCGTATCGCTGGTGCGCGAGTTCGGCGGCATGGGCCGCATTCCCTTCGGGCATCTGCGCAACGTGGCGGTCCAGGAGGACGGCACCTTCTTCGAATCTGCCCACCTGTCCTGCGAGGGCTCGCTCGACATGGCCGCCATCGTGAAGGCCTACCATGACGTCGGCTTCGACGGCTATGTGCGCCCGGATCATGGCCGCATGATCTGGGGCGAGACGGGCAAGCCGGGGTATGGGCTGTACGACCGCGCGCTGGGCCTCGTGTACCTCAATGGGCTGTGGGAGGCCACGTGCAAGCTATCGCCCGGACCCGCCGCCAAGGCGCCCGCCGCTGGATGA
- a CDS encoding bifunctional acetate--CoA ligase family protein/GNAT family N-acetyltransferase, whose amino-acid sequence MADSVPTTDRAHDVLRQEPQSLDPIFRPRNVAVIGATENSGAVGRTLLWNLISNPFGGTVFPVNPKRQSVLGIKAYPSIAAVPAKVDLAVLVTPAASVPGLIGECVDAGVPGAIIISAGFKEMGPPGIQLEQQIMERARGKMRIIGPNCLGVMNPIGGLNATFAKGQARPGKVAFVSQSGALCTAVLDWSLKEQVGFSAFVSVGSMLDVGWGDLIDHLGNDPKTSSILIYMESIGDPRDARSFLSAAREVALTKPIIVIKPGRSEAAAKAAASHTGSLTGSDEVLDAAFRRVGVLRVNDIADLFSMAETLAKQPRPRGNRLCIVTNAGGPGVLATDALVANGGELAPLSPEILGELSSFLPPAWSRNNPVDVLGDAGADRYAKALEICAKGPNNDGVLVILTPQDMTEPTQTAEALRKHAHVEGKPVLASWMGGVEVEAGKAILNRAGVPTFEYPDTAARAFCSMFRYAYALRALYETPSTDERALNVDRERARELIAGVRASGRTLLDEVESKQLMAAYGLPTVPTAVARSADEAVATAREMGYPAVLKLYSATITHKTDVGGVKLDLRDDDAVRRAFEEIQESVSRRAGAQHFQGVTVQPMISLKDAYEIILGSSVDPQFGPVLLFGAGGQLVEIFKDRSLGLPPLNATLARRMMEQTRIYRALKGVRGRKPVDLTALEHLLVRFSQLVIEQRWISEIDINPLSVSSEGAIALDARVVLHPPDTPESALPRSAIREYPTQYVTELKSKDGQAFTIRPIRPEDEPQMVEFHKKLSERTVRLRYFYPMQLDLRTAHERLTRVCFADYDREMALVVEKPPAGGAQRQIIGVGRLSKLPGTRDAEFALLISDEHQRQGLGSRLLGLLVQIGRDEGLSRISADILAENVEMQRVAQKLGFQVTREIGDSTARAELTL is encoded by the coding sequence ATGGCTGACTCCGTACCCACGACCGACCGTGCCCACGATGTCCTCCGTCAGGAGCCTCAGAGCCTCGACCCCATCTTCAGGCCGCGGAACGTCGCGGTCATCGGCGCGACCGAGAACAGCGGCGCCGTCGGCCGCACGCTCCTCTGGAACCTCATCAGCAACCCGTTCGGCGGCACCGTCTTTCCGGTCAACCCGAAGCGGCAGAGCGTCCTCGGCATCAAGGCCTATCCGAGCATCGCGGCCGTGCCGGCGAAGGTGGATCTCGCGGTGCTCGTCACCCCCGCCGCGAGCGTGCCGGGCCTCATCGGCGAGTGCGTGGACGCCGGCGTCCCCGGCGCGATCATCATCTCGGCCGGATTCAAGGAGATGGGGCCCCCGGGCATCCAGCTCGAGCAGCAGATCATGGAGCGCGCCCGCGGGAAGATGCGCATCATCGGCCCGAACTGCCTTGGCGTCATGAACCCGATCGGCGGGCTCAACGCGACGTTCGCGAAGGGGCAGGCGCGGCCGGGCAAGGTCGCGTTCGTCAGCCAGTCCGGCGCGCTCTGCACGGCGGTGCTCGACTGGAGCCTCAAGGAGCAGGTCGGCTTCAGCGCGTTCGTCAGCGTCGGCTCGATGCTCGACGTCGGCTGGGGCGACCTGATCGACCACCTCGGCAACGACCCCAAGACGAGCAGCATCCTCATCTACATGGAGTCGATCGGCGACCCGCGGGACGCGCGATCGTTCCTGTCGGCCGCCCGCGAGGTGGCGCTCACCAAGCCGATCATCGTGATCAAGCCAGGCCGCAGCGAGGCGGCGGCGAAGGCGGCCGCCTCGCACACCGGCTCGCTCACCGGCTCGGACGAGGTGCTCGACGCGGCGTTCCGGCGCGTGGGCGTGCTGCGCGTGAACGACATCGCGGACCTGTTCTCCATGGCCGAGACGCTGGCCAAGCAGCCCCGGCCGCGCGGCAACCGCCTGTGCATCGTCACCAACGCCGGCGGCCCGGGCGTGCTGGCGACGGACGCGCTCGTCGCGAACGGCGGCGAGCTTGCGCCGCTCTCGCCGGAGATCCTGGGCGAGCTGAGCAGCTTCCTCCCCCCCGCGTGGAGCCGCAACAACCCGGTCGACGTGCTCGGCGACGCCGGCGCCGACCGCTACGCGAAGGCCCTGGAGATCTGCGCCAAGGGCCCGAACAACGACGGCGTGCTCGTCATCCTCACGCCCCAGGACATGACCGAGCCGACCCAGACCGCCGAGGCGCTGCGCAAGCACGCGCACGTCGAGGGCAAGCCGGTCCTCGCCAGCTGGATGGGCGGCGTGGAGGTGGAGGCGGGCAAGGCGATCTTGAACCGCGCCGGGGTCCCGACGTTCGAGTACCCCGACACCGCAGCTCGCGCGTTCTGCTCCATGTTCCGCTACGCGTACGCCCTCCGGGCGCTGTACGAGACCCCGAGCACGGACGAGCGGGCGCTGAACGTCGATCGCGAGAGGGCCAGGGAGCTCATCGCCGGCGTCCGCGCGTCGGGCCGGACGCTCCTGGATGAGGTGGAGTCGAAGCAGCTCATGGCGGCGTACGGCCTCCCGACGGTGCCGACGGCCGTCGCGAGGAGCGCGGACGAGGCCGTGGCCACGGCCAGGGAGATGGGGTATCCGGCCGTCCTCAAGCTGTACAGCGCGACGATCACCCACAAGACCGACGTGGGCGGCGTGAAGCTCGACCTGCGCGACGACGACGCCGTGCGCAGGGCGTTCGAGGAGATCCAGGAGAGCGTCTCGCGGCGGGCCGGCGCGCAGCACTTCCAGGGCGTGACGGTCCAGCCGATGATCTCGCTGAAGGATGCTTACGAGATCATCCTCGGCAGCTCGGTCGATCCGCAGTTCGGCCCGGTGCTGCTGTTCGGGGCCGGCGGGCAGCTCGTCGAGATCTTCAAGGACCGCTCGCTCGGCCTGCCACCGCTCAACGCGACGCTTGCCCGGCGCATGATGGAGCAGACAAGGATCTACCGCGCGCTCAAGGGCGTGCGAGGCCGCAAGCCGGTGGACCTCACGGCGCTCGAGCACCTGCTCGTGAGGTTCTCGCAGCTCGTGATCGAGCAGCGATGGATAAGCGAGATCGACATCAACCCGCTCTCCGTGAGCTCGGAGGGCGCCATCGCCCTCGACGCCCGCGTCGTCCTGCACCCGCCGGACACGCCGGAGTCCGCGCTCCCCAGGTCGGCGATCCGCGAGTATCCCACGCAGTATGTGACGGAGCTCAAGAGCAAGGACGGGCAGGCGTTCACGATCCGGCCCATCCGCCCCGAGGACGAGCCGCAGATGGTCGAGTTCCACAAGAAGCTGTCCGAGCGGACCGTGCGGCTCCGGTATTTCTACCCGATGCAGCTCGATCTGCGCACCGCGCACGAGCGGCTGACGCGCGTCTGCTTCGCGGACTACGACCGCGAGATGGCGCTCGTCGTCGAGAAGCCGCCCGCGGGCGGCGCGCAGCGGCAGATCATCGGCGTCGGCCGGCTGAGCAAGCTGCCAGGCACGCGTGACGCGGAGTTCGCCCTGCTGATCAGCGATGAGCACCAGCGTCAGGGGCTCGGTTCCCGGCTGCTCGGCCTCCTCGTCCAGATCGGCCGCGACGAGGGGCTCTCCCGCATCAGCGCCGACATCCTGGCCGAGAACGTGGAGATGCAGCGCGTGGCGCAGAAGCTCGGCTTCCAGGTGACGCGCGAGATCGGGGACTCGACCGCGAGGGCGGAGCTGACGCTGTAG
- a CDS encoding adenylate/guanylate cyclase domain-containing protein, translating into MDTHRLKTLFERLRQQHPANAGEIDAVERWLHDAPLIRRYRINPHVVAADTALDAHAVIRVLLHGTQTGLFDMHWDVHCSHCNMLAEAIDDLAAAAAVSFCPMCEYSFDVDMSARVEVTFSLGRSIEDLGFPPVCPPPSALHPRYGMTAALGETAAATEVLPPGRYRYFCPLTRAKGILRVEGEPTDEVQAVAISQLAGPHYDVTELAVRPGPLKIALTNVGWPQCGFVVHHDVLKDELDPASLPRRLSGLELLHVPEYRRYFGGMVLSARERLTVRSVLVVFTDLCGSTRLYERIGDAPAYNLVRDHFDVVIGAVEAQGGAVVKTIGDAVMATFLDERSAVTALSAAMRGMLGHNAGRPEGERLVLRAGMHRGPALLVNLNQRLDYFGRTVNTAARLLGVSTGGELTVSAPLAADAELVGLLTAEGWTPPRASHVDLKGIEGTRTVHSAGFPGMAAR; encoded by the coding sequence ATGGATACCCACCGTCTGAAGACCCTGTTCGAGCGGCTCAGGCAGCAGCACCCCGCGAACGCAGGCGAGATCGATGCGGTCGAGCGATGGCTCCACGACGCGCCGCTCATCCGTCGCTACCGTATCAACCCCCACGTGGTCGCGGCGGACACCGCGCTCGACGCGCACGCGGTCATCCGCGTCCTGCTGCACGGCACCCAGACTGGCCTCTTCGACATGCACTGGGACGTCCACTGCAGCCATTGCAACATGCTGGCCGAGGCCATCGACGACCTCGCCGCGGCGGCCGCCGTCTCGTTCTGCCCGATGTGCGAGTACTCCTTCGACGTCGACATGTCGGCGCGCGTCGAGGTGACGTTCTCGCTCGGCCGGTCCATTGAGGACCTCGGCTTCCCCCCCGTTTGCCCGCCGCCGTCGGCGCTCCATCCCCGCTATGGCATGACCGCCGCGCTCGGCGAGACCGCGGCGGCGACCGAGGTGCTCCCCCCGGGCCGCTACCGCTACTTCTGCCCCTTGACCCGCGCCAAGGGCATCCTTCGCGTCGAGGGTGAGCCCACGGACGAGGTGCAGGCCGTCGCGATCTCGCAGCTGGCGGGACCCCACTATGACGTGACGGAGCTCGCGGTGCGGCCCGGCCCGCTCAAGATCGCGCTCACCAACGTGGGCTGGCCGCAGTGCGGCTTCGTCGTTCATCACGATGTCCTGAAGGACGAGCTCGATCCGGCCAGCCTGCCGCGGCGGCTCAGCGGGCTCGAGCTGCTCCACGTGCCGGAGTACCGGCGCTACTTCGGCGGCATGGTGCTGTCGGCGCGGGAGCGGCTGACGGTCCGATCGGTCCTCGTCGTCTTCACCGATCTGTGCGGCTCCACGCGGCTGTACGAGCGGATCGGCGACGCCCCCGCGTACAACCTGGTGCGCGATCACTTCGACGTCGTGATTGGCGCGGTCGAAGCTCAGGGCGGCGCGGTGGTCAAGACCATCGGCGACGCGGTCATGGCCACTTTCCTGGACGAGCGGTCCGCGGTGACGGCGCTGAGCGCAGCCATGCGCGGCATGCTCGGCCACAACGCCGGCCGGCCCGAGGGCGAGCGCCTCGTGCTCCGGGCGGGCATGCACCGCGGCCCGGCGTTGCTCGTCAACCTGAACCAGCGCCTCGACTACTTCGGCCGCACCGTGAACACGGCGGCGCGCCTGCTCGGCGTCTCAACAGGCGGCGAGCTCACCGTCTCCGCGCCGCTCGCCGCCGATGCCGAGCTCGTCGGTCTGCTGACCGCCGAGGGCTGGACGCCGCCGCGCGCCTCGCACGTCGACCTGAAGGGGATCGAGGGGACCCGCACCGTGCACTCGGCGGGTTTTCCCGGCATGGCTGCGCGCTGA